Proteins encoded within one genomic window of Effusibacillus pohliae DSM 22757:
- a CDS encoding glycosyltransferase — protein MISIIIPTYNEKANIPVLTQRIRGVLHGESYEVIFVDDSTDDTPAVLEAVSRQYPEFRSIHRDRERGLATAVILGFQAAKGEILAVMDADLQHPPELLTEMLAHIQRGADLVLPSRFLNGCGDQGLRWHRKIIAKTARLVSQLALQRVRKVSDPMSGFFMLRRHVLRGIDWNPIGWKILMEILVKGHYTNVVEIPYQFCERFGNKSKMSLREQWNYLRHVYRLVVSSPEDRRLFLFLLVGLSGVLVNLLVFDFLYAIAGFSALWAGFCSALVAMTSNFMLHDTFTWPGDKQGYAFIRYLKYVLISTVGIGINLLTLYLLHSRFGLNPLLANAIGIAVATGWNFGMNSIWTWREALRHVRI, from the coding sequence ATGATCAGTATCATCATACCCACTTACAACGAAAAAGCTAACATTCCGGTTCTGACGCAGCGGATTCGAGGTGTGCTCCACGGTGAGTCGTACGAAGTGATTTTTGTCGATGACAGCACGGATGATACGCCGGCTGTGCTGGAAGCGGTCAGCAGGCAATATCCGGAATTTCGATCTATCCACCGTGATCGGGAGAGGGGATTGGCGACGGCGGTGATCCTCGGGTTTCAGGCGGCGAAAGGGGAAATTTTGGCGGTGATGGATGCCGATTTGCAGCATCCGCCGGAACTTTTGACCGAAATGTTAGCACATATCCAGCGGGGGGCCGATCTTGTTCTGCCCAGCCGCTTTTTAAACGGGTGCGGGGATCAGGGACTGCGTTGGCACCGGAAAATCATCGCCAAGACGGCCCGGCTGGTGAGTCAGTTGGCCCTGCAGCGGGTGCGCAAAGTGTCCGATCCGATGAGCGGCTTTTTTATGCTTCGCCGCCACGTTCTGCGGGGAATCGACTGGAATCCGATCGGCTGGAAAATTTTGATGGAAATTCTGGTGAAGGGACACTATACGAACGTGGTGGAAATACCATACCAATTTTGTGAACGGTTCGGCAACAAATCGAAGATGAGCCTGCGGGAACAATGGAACTACCTGCGGCACGTCTACCGTCTGGTCGTCAGCAGCCCGGAGGACCGCCGGCTTTTCCTGTTTCTGCTGGTCGGTCTGTCCGGCGTCCTGGTCAACTTGCTTGTGTTTGATTTTCTGTATGCGATCGCCGGATTCAGCGCGCTATGGGCGGGATTTTGTTCGGCGCTGGTCGCGATGACGTCCAATTTTATGCTGCACGATACGTTCACCTGGCCGGGGGACAAGCAGGGCTACGCGTTCATCCGCTATCTGAAATACGTTTTAATTTCAACGGTCGGCATCGGCATCAATTTGTTGACTTTATATCTGCTGCATTCCCGTTTCGGTCTCAATCCATTGCTCGCGAACGCGATCGGGATCGCGGTGGCAACCGGCTGGAACTTTGGCATGAACAGCATCTGGACATGGCGGGAGGCACTGAGACATGTCAGAATTTAA
- a CDS encoding mannose-1-phosphate guanylyltransferase: MSEFNVIVMAGGKGERFWPLSRSQWPKQFLTIAGNRSMLQMTVDRLRKLAPLDRIYIVTNVSYRNIVKLQLPELPEENIFLEPVGRDTAACIGLAACKVAVRDPNSELLIVPADHYVDDEQAFVDSIQEGRLVLRATRGIVTLGIKPAYPETGYGYMQVSMRTEDRIFSGYKVERFLEKPNRETAEFFIRQPNYYWNSGMFLWHTDTIERMIARFLPDLHKGLETIRPALGSREETAVIEQVYPRLPAISIDYGVMEKADNIHMIPCDFGWNDVGSWGALDKISERDMYDNVIQGNVINLDTHDCIIHSVGGKLIATLGIENMIIVDTEDITLVCSKYRSQHIKDLIQELKRQKLEAYL; the protein is encoded by the coding sequence ATGTCAGAATTTAACGTGATCGTGATGGCGGGCGGCAAGGGGGAGCGGTTCTGGCCGCTCAGCCGATCACAATGGCCCAAGCAATTTCTGACGATTGCGGGAAACCGCTCGATGCTGCAGATGACGGTCGACCGCCTAAGGAAACTGGCGCCGCTTGACCGCATTTATATCGTAACGAACGTCAGTTACCGAAATATCGTGAAATTGCAATTGCCGGAACTGCCGGAAGAAAATATTTTTCTGGAGCCGGTCGGACGCGACACAGCCGCCTGCATCGGACTGGCCGCCTGCAAGGTTGCCGTCCGTGACCCAAACAGCGAGTTGCTGATCGTTCCGGCCGATCACTACGTGGACGATGAACAGGCATTTGTCGACAGCATTCAGGAGGGGAGACTTGTACTGCGGGCGACGCGAGGGATCGTCACACTGGGGATCAAACCGGCGTACCCGGAAACCGGCTACGGCTACATGCAGGTGTCAATGCGGACGGAAGATCGGATTTTCTCTGGGTACAAGGTGGAACGGTTTCTGGAAAAGCCAAACCGCGAAACAGCCGAGTTTTTCATCCGGCAGCCGAATTACTACTGGAACAGCGGTATGTTTTTGTGGCATACGGATACGATCGAACGGATGATCGCCCGCTTTCTGCCCGATTTGCACAAAGGATTGGAAACGATTCGGCCGGCGCTGGGCAGCCGGGAAGAAACAGCTGTGATCGAACAGGTCTATCCTCGGTTGCCGGCGATTTCGATCGATTACGGGGTGATGGAAAAAGCGGACAACATCCATATGATTCCTTGCGATTTTGGCTGGAACGATGTGGGCAGTTGGGGAGCCCTGGACAAAATTTCCGAGCGGGACATGTATGACAATGTGATCCAGGGGAATGTGATCAATCTGGATACGCATGACTGCATCATTCACAGCGTCGGCGGCAAACTGATCGCCACCCTCGGCATCGAAAATATGATCATCGTGGATACGGAAGATATTACGCTGGTGTGCTCCAAGTACCGTTCGCAGCATATCAAGGATCTGATCCAGGAATTAAAGCGGCAGAAGCTGGAGGCATATCTGTAA
- a CDS encoding Fur family transcriptional regulator has translation MDADKFLRQLKEQGFKLTGKRRAIVEILLEQNRYISAKELMEKLKAVYPHISVDTVYRNLNLLKEEKIIEESEFGEGGSRFRIRCSTDHHHHLVCLACGRTQTLHECPMDLMRYVPEDFQVVRHRFELLGYCPDCKTAAPH, from the coding sequence ATGGATGCGGACAAGTTCCTCCGGCAGCTGAAGGAACAAGGGTTCAAACTGACCGGAAAAAGGCGTGCAATCGTCGAAATTTTGCTCGAACAAAACCGTTATATATCGGCCAAGGAACTGATGGAGAAACTGAAAGCAGTCTATCCTCACATCTCGGTCGATACGGTGTACCGCAACCTGAATCTGTTGAAAGAAGAGAAAATCATCGAGGAGTCGGAGTTTGGCGAAGGCGGGTCACGCTTCCGCATCCGCTGCTCGACTGATCACCATCATCACCTGGTGTGCCTCGCCTGCGGCCGCACGCAAACGCTGCATGAATGCCCGATGGATCTGATGCGATATGTGCCGGAAGACTTTCAGGTTGTCAGACACCGGTTTGAACTGCTCGGATACTGCCCCGATTGCAAAACAGCTGCTCCACACTAG
- a CDS encoding MraY family glycosyltransferase → MQHVLTFTLAFFIVYALVPVMRAIALRTGFVDIPNQRKIHRDPIPLLGGAAMFVGFFVTTMLMGEVDREYIGLALGALVIFVIGLVDDYAKTRGKDFPALPKFIGQLLAASILIYFGIRIEGITIPFGGGAGYYQFDYWLSVIGTILWVVGITNMFNFLDGVDGLAGGIAAISATTLLFISILKGQTDSAMFATTLIAISLAFLRHNFHPARIFMGDSGATFLGFTLAAIAVEGAFKAATLVSVAVPVLALGVPIFDFFYVTIRRLKENRPLHKADKAHTFHQLMRSGMTQIQAVAFLYLLGICFSLASIIVVLVNR, encoded by the coding sequence ATGCAGCACGTGTTGACGTTTACTCTTGCCTTTTTCATCGTCTATGCGTTGGTTCCCGTGATGCGCGCCATTGCCTTGCGCACAGGGTTTGTTGACATTCCCAATCAAAGGAAAATCCACCGGGATCCGATTCCGCTTCTGGGCGGGGCCGCAATGTTCGTCGGGTTTTTTGTCACAACCATGCTGATGGGCGAGGTTGACCGCGAGTACATAGGGCTGGCGTTGGGCGCCTTGGTGATTTTTGTCATCGGATTGGTCGATGATTATGCGAAAACGAGGGGCAAGGATTTTCCCGCCTTGCCGAAGTTTATCGGGCAGCTGCTGGCCGCTTCGATCCTGATTTATTTCGGGATTCGGATCGAGGGAATCACCATCCCGTTTGGCGGCGGTGCAGGCTATTATCAATTCGATTATTGGCTGTCGGTGATCGGAACGATCCTCTGGGTGGTCGGCATTACCAACATGTTTAACTTTCTTGACGGAGTCGATGGATTGGCCGGCGGTATCGCGGCCATCTCGGCGACCACGCTGTTGTTTATTTCGATCCTCAAGGGGCAAACGGACAGCGCGATGTTTGCCACCACACTGATCGCCATCTCGCTTGCGTTTTTGCGGCACAATTTCCATCCGGCGCGGATTTTTATGGGCGATTCCGGGGCTACGTTCCTCGGATTCACGCTGGCGGCGATCGCTGTCGAAGGGGCGTTCAAGGCGGCGACGCTCGTATCGGTGGCAGTTCCCGTACTGGCGCTTGGCGTGCCGATTTTTGACTTCTTCTATGTCACCATTCGCCGGCTGAAGGAAAACCGGCCCCTGCACAAAGCGGACAAAGCCCATACATTCCACCAGTTGATGCGTTCCGGCATGACC